One part of the Tunicatimonas pelagia genome encodes these proteins:
- a CDS encoding helix-turn-helix domain-containing protein, whose amino-acid sequence MNHRVKTYNTKKFKESYLNLNSEVSKFFERGDQDFFCLRVEDVVPHAIIPVPPSREECHTMILVLDGYYDLKLGAREYQVKPGELIIQQAGAIFSIDRINRKTKGFTCHFHPDMLIGKSGNQAILADFEFLNVWADSLVRFDENKLPFVITLFRRLHMEYIHSQKPNFDIIHAYLLALLSEMKAFTDADGREAKNATYHLVKRFKRLIHTRVKDNLSVSDFASLLNVSPNHLNKCTKQVAGFSASKLIDETKTMEVKYLLYQTSLTISEIASELGFLDPSYFSRFFKKCTGQTPLEYRKMIEKS is encoded by the coding sequence TTGAACCACAGAGTCAAGACCTACAATACAAAAAAATTTAAGGAAAGCTACCTCAACCTAAACTCGGAGGTTAGTAAATTCTTTGAACGAGGCGATCAGGATTTTTTCTGTTTACGCGTAGAGGATGTTGTCCCGCACGCCATCATTCCGGTTCCGCCCTCTCGCGAGGAGTGTCATACCATGATTTTAGTCTTAGATGGATACTATGACTTAAAACTAGGGGCGAGGGAATATCAGGTGAAACCGGGCGAGTTAATTATCCAGCAGGCAGGTGCGATCTTTTCTATAGACCGGATTAACCGAAAAACCAAAGGTTTTACCTGCCACTTTCATCCTGATATGCTGATTGGTAAGTCAGGTAACCAAGCTATTTTAGCGGACTTTGAATTTCTGAATGTTTGGGCAGATTCGTTGGTACGGTTTGATGAAAATAAGCTACCGTTTGTTATCACACTTTTCCGACGGCTACATATGGAATATATACACAGCCAGAAGCCCAATTTTGATATTATTCACGCCTATCTGCTGGCTTTATTATCCGAAATGAAAGCCTTCACTGATGCTGATGGGAGAGAAGCCAAGAACGCGACTTATCATTTAGTGAAACGATTCAAAAGATTGATTCATACCAGGGTGAAAGACAACCTAAGCGTATCTGATTTTGCCTCTTTACTCAACGTGAGTCCTAATCACCTCAATAAATGCACAAAGCAGGTTGCGGGCTTTTCGGCCTCTAAGCTAATTGATGAAACCAAAACTATGGAGGTGAAATACCTGCTTTATCAGACAAGTCTTACGATTAGCGAAATAGCTAGTGAGCTAGGGTTTCTGGATCCATCGTACTTTAGCCGATTTTTTAAAAAGTGTACCGGGCAAACACCGCTAGAATATCGGAAAATGATTGAAAAATCCTAG
- a CDS encoding M14 family metallopeptidase, which yields MRTILSLLFAFLVTQVAVSQNDFQRAFNNDTRSTKENIRINFSDDEGNSGYLPISVLKGENEGPVFTIVAGVHGFEYPPIVATQALMKEIDLEKLSGTIIIIPIASMAAFFTRTPFVNPQDQKNLNNAFPGNADGSITERIAHFITTNIIPVSEVFLDIHGGDAPEDLIPFVCYYNNPKRPDQTTLAKKLSEDSGFEYVVSYPYTISDTEPAKYTFKQAVQDGKTALSIESGKLGNVQEENVNLIKEGVYNMLATMDMYANGTEPHPNIIYRNNQTYVKSSVQGIFYSDYKAGDEIKKGDIVGYTTDEFGNILEEYKAPKDGIILYKLATPPINVDDTVMCISSLDD from the coding sequence ATGCGAACCATACTTTCATTATTATTTGCATTCTTGGTAACCCAGGTTGCGGTATCTCAAAATGACTTTCAAAGAGCCTTCAATAATGACACAAGGTCTACTAAAGAGAATATAAGAATCAATTTTTCAGACGATGAGGGGAATTCCGGTTACTTACCTATCTCCGTACTAAAAGGTGAAAATGAAGGACCCGTTTTTACCATTGTTGCGGGGGTTCATGGCTTTGAATATCCTCCTATTGTAGCCACCCAGGCATTAATGAAAGAAATTGACCTAGAGAAACTGAGCGGGACAATAATTATCATTCCAATTGCTAGTATGGCGGCATTCTTTACCCGGACACCCTTCGTTAATCCTCAAGATCAGAAAAACCTGAACAACGCCTTCCCCGGTAACGCCGACGGCAGTATAACCGAACGAATCGCCCATTTTATAACTACCAATATTATCCCCGTCAGTGAGGTTTTCCTCGATATTCACGGTGGGGATGCCCCGGAAGATTTAATTCCCTTCGTATGCTATTACAACAACCCGAAAAGACCAGACCAGACCACATTGGCCAAGAAGTTATCTGAAGATAGTGGATTTGAATACGTAGTTTCTTATCCCTACACCATCTCAGATACTGAGCCAGCCAAGTATACTTTCAAACAAGCGGTGCAAGATGGAAAAACTGCCCTGAGTATTGAATCTGGTAAATTAGGTAATGTACAGGAAGAGAATGTAAACCTAATCAAAGAAGGAGTGTACAATATGCTGGCTACGATGGATATGTACGCCAATGGTACAGAGCCTCACCCGAATATAATCTATCGAAATAATCAGACTTACGTCAAGTCAAGTGTTCAAGGAATTTTCTACAGCGACTATAAAGCGGGTGATGAGATTAAAAAGGGTGACATCGTTGGTTATACTACAGATGAGTTTGGGAATATTCTTGAGGAATATAAAGCACCCAAAGACGGAATCATTTTATACAAACTGGCAACGCCACCCATTAATGTTGATGATACCGTGATGTGTATCAGTTCCTTAGATGATTGA
- a CDS encoding DUF3817 domain-containing protein — translation MNFLNSNIGRLRLLAILEGLTLLILVFIAVPLRRIFDYPMVSQVVGPIHGVLFLLFVFNTLSVGVEQGWKFSQTTWKVLLACFVPFGTFYIDRRILKPIHQEER, via the coding sequence ATGAATTTTCTTAACTCAAATATTGGCCGACTCCGATTGTTGGCAATTTTAGAAGGGTTAACGCTGCTAATACTGGTATTTATAGCAGTTCCCCTGCGCCGAATCTTCGATTATCCAATGGTATCCCAAGTTGTAGGCCCGATCCACGGTGTACTGTTTTTACTTTTTGTATTCAATACGTTGAGCGTGGGAGTGGAGCAAGGGTGGAAGTTCAGTCAAACTACCTGGAAGGTACTTTTGGCCTGTTTCGTACCCTTCGGTACTTTTTACATAGACCGTAGAATCTTAAAGCCTATCCACCAAGAGGAAAGATGA
- a CDS encoding sensor histidine kinase produces the protein MYTLTVKNLSLFIAGIALLLALILRLFFIGSFRSEKLYFRDVQRNITQSLDQLSRESQEIQRSLSQLDSVTLADFTADYRHPFYIFRQQELQYWSDYRFVPSYEQVSGNAAYQFKEFDHGSYVIHRDTINGYEIFHLLLIRNETTIDNQYMSSGYNPRLFPQPETIEVRTVSAIDAATTIIHYRDHTLFALLTEAPPTGYREHSTAKSFQALVTTLIAASILLLLYNVYRRVQRQFRRQQIDAALLVVILSLLLLRAIMIYFNYPYSILPIELFDGKQFAASSVNPSLGDLLLNSIAVLIVAAYLFIYYRDSRLYRRLLQTTPIVKMIISVVGLLLSFMALFWHYDIIRSIYYNSQWTLDVTESLSFTNLRNISLLIFIINSISYFLGVHIIFRTCISLSQHSYLPMRVSFVIALGIGLLLSALGQTPTFAMVILGAAYFIVLYLFNLPRFLTRISYITFLYVFAGAFVSAAACAIAAYDMYQIETLDNKQKFANQLLVDNDILGEYLLQEAGEKIKNDPLIKNRLFSPLGSKNIIRQKIKRIYLGNYFDRYEIKVHLFNSKGQTLDERPTYTYDEWKEDVSSLRFATEYPNIFFINQNKSLLDAESGQRYYLLLDIENFGNTIGSIIVELVLRRFTPNQVYPELLVDRSSVQDYLNTDFRYAIITPVSQPDESPSNQISFTSGNVQLFDYFINYDFQAITGETSLDRGDYNYLMLKGQDDEYIVIASPVYSFINIISNFSFLFLLLVFAILLLLGLYSSYFVFSRGNLNFSTKIQLYLNAAFFMPLLALSITTISIISSSYNQEVDQLYLERTDQISRNLVAPFEDFSSNNLSPDELSETVNQIASVTETDLNVFDTSGKLVVASQPLIYENGLLSRYINTQALVSIREEGETKLVLEESVGDLSYKSSYVGLRSFQTGQLLGIISIPFFESRSQLESRIIQVLTNVMNIFTFVFIAFLIISYLASVLLTYPLKYITQKIRRTSLSDYNEPLSWDSNDEIGLMVGEYNRMLVNLEASKAALARNEKESAWREMAKQVAHEIKNPLTPMKLSLQLLKRRLAGEFKHGMDSEEVQKMDKPLDTLLHQIDTLSDIASSFSNFAQMPLPKSEPYELTAVVRRTVSLYAEENIAIDLDIQGDEFVVLGDKQLMGRILSNLIINAKQSIPKEREPNLQVSLQKFSTDRVILKVSDNGTGIAKEIQNKVFLPNFSTKYAGSGIGLAIAKRGIEHVGGRITFDTKEGVGTTFLIELPLVTKQQSVVEL, from the coding sequence GTGTATACGCTTACAGTTAAAAATCTCTCGCTGTTTATCGCTGGAATCGCGCTACTGCTAGCGTTGATACTTCGTTTGTTCTTTATCGGAAGTTTCAGAAGTGAAAAGCTGTATTTTCGCGATGTACAGCGTAACATCACCCAAAGCCTCGACCAGCTAAGTCGCGAATCTCAAGAGATTCAGCGTAGCCTGTCCCAACTAGATTCAGTCACACTCGCCGATTTCACCGCTGACTATCGGCATCCGTTCTATATTTTTCGCCAGCAAGAACTACAGTATTGGTCTGACTACCGCTTCGTCCCTTCTTACGAGCAGGTAAGCGGTAATGCAGCTTATCAATTTAAAGAGTTTGACCACGGCAGCTATGTAATTCACCGAGATACTATTAACGGTTACGAGATCTTTCACCTGCTGTTGATTCGGAACGAAACTACTATTGATAACCAGTATATGAGTTCCGGTTACAACCCGCGACTGTTCCCTCAGCCAGAAACGATAGAAGTGCGTACTGTTAGTGCGATAGATGCAGCGACCACCATTATTCACTACCGAGATCATACGCTGTTTGCTTTGCTAACCGAAGCTCCACCCACTGGCTATCGCGAACATAGTACAGCCAAATCTTTTCAGGCGTTGGTTACTACGCTAATTGCTGCCTCTATTCTCTTACTACTGTATAATGTGTACCGTCGCGTGCAGCGTCAATTTCGTCGTCAGCAAATTGATGCCGCCTTACTGGTAGTCATTCTATCGTTATTGCTTCTTCGAGCAATAATGATCTACTTCAACTACCCTTACAGCATACTTCCGATAGAACTATTTGATGGAAAGCAGTTTGCGGCCTCCTCGGTAAATCCGTCGCTAGGCGATCTGCTGCTGAATAGTATTGCTGTTCTTATTGTGGCCGCGTACCTGTTCATTTACTATCGCGACTCCCGGCTGTACCGTCGGCTACTACAAACCACTCCTATCGTAAAAATGATTATCTCAGTGGTGGGCCTACTGCTGAGCTTTATGGCTCTTTTCTGGCATTACGACATCATCCGCAGTATCTACTACAATTCTCAGTGGACCTTAGACGTTACCGAAAGCCTGTCATTTACCAATCTTCGGAACATCAGTCTGCTTATTTTCATCATCAACTCGATTAGCTACTTTCTGGGGGTTCATATTATCTTCCGTACCTGTATCAGCCTTAGCCAGCACAGCTACCTGCCTATGCGGGTCAGTTTTGTTATTGCTCTAGGAATAGGACTGCTGCTGAGCGCATTAGGGCAAACGCCGACCTTTGCTATGGTGATACTGGGAGCGGCTTACTTCATTGTGCTCTATTTGTTTAATCTGCCTCGCTTTCTCACCCGAATCAGTTACATCACTTTTCTGTATGTGTTTGCCGGTGCTTTCGTGAGTGCGGCTGCTTGTGCTATTGCGGCCTACGATATGTACCAGATTGAAACCTTAGATAATAAACAGAAATTTGCTAACCAATTGCTGGTGGATAACGACATTTTGGGCGAGTACCTACTGCAAGAAGCCGGAGAGAAAATCAAGAATGATCCACTGATTAAAAATCGGCTGTTTAGTCCATTAGGTTCTAAAAACATTATCCGCCAAAAGATTAAGCGAATCTACCTGGGTAACTACTTCGACCGCTACGAAATTAAGGTACACCTTTTCAACAGCAAAGGGCAAACCCTGGATGAACGCCCCACTTACACCTACGACGAATGGAAAGAAGACGTAAGCAGTCTGCGTTTTGCCACTGAGTATCCTAACATCTTTTTTATCAATCAGAATAAGTCGCTATTGGATGCGGAAAGCGGGCAACGCTACTATCTGTTGTTAGACATAGAGAACTTCGGTAATACTATCGGCTCTATCATTGTTGAATTGGTTCTTCGCCGTTTTACCCCTAATCAGGTTTACCCCGAGTTGCTGGTAGATCGTAGCTCGGTGCAAGATTATCTGAACACTGACTTTCGTTACGCCATTATTACTCCAGTATCTCAGCCCGACGAAAGCCCCTCCAACCAAATAAGTTTTACTTCGGGCAATGTACAACTCTTCGACTATTTCATTAATTATGATTTCCAGGCGATTACGGGTGAAACCAGCCTTGATCGCGGTGATTATAACTACCTAATGCTCAAAGGGCAAGACGATGAATACATTGTAATTGCGTCGCCAGTATACTCATTCATCAATATCATCTCTAATTTCTCCTTTCTATTTCTGCTTCTGGTATTCGCCATCCTACTACTGCTGGGGTTGTACTCATCGTACTTCGTATTCAGCCGAGGCAATCTGAACTTCTCCACCAAAATTCAGCTCTACCTGAATGCTGCCTTTTTTATGCCGTTGCTGGCATTGAGTATCACGACCATTAGTATCATCAGTAGCTCCTACAATCAAGAAGTAGATCAACTGTATTTGGAGCGCACCGATCAGATCAGCCGTAACTTAGTAGCTCCATTTGAGGATTTCAGTAGTAACAATTTATCTCCCGACGAACTTTCGGAGACAGTCAATCAGATTGCTAGCGTTACCGAAACCGATCTGAATGTGTTTGATACTTCGGGCAAACTGGTAGTAGCCAGCCAGCCCCTAATTTACGAAAACGGTTTATTGTCTCGCTACATTAATACGCAGGCGTTGGTTTCCATTAGAGAAGAAGGTGAAACTAAGTTGGTGTTGGAAGAATCAGTCGGTGACCTTTCTTACAAGTCATCCTACGTAGGCTTGCGATCATTCCAAACCGGGCAGTTACTAGGCATTATCAGTATTCCGTTCTTCGAGTCGCGTAGTCAGTTAGAATCCCGCATTATTCAGGTACTTACCAATGTGATGAACATTTTCACCTTTGTTTTTATCGCTTTCCTGATTATTTCTTACTTGGCCTCAGTGCTACTTACGTACCCATTAAAATACATTACTCAGAAGATTCGCCGCACATCCTTATCCGATTATAACGAGCCCCTTTCTTGGGATAGCAACGATGAAATTGGGCTGATGGTAGGGGAATATAACCGAATGCTGGTGAACTTGGAAGCCAGTAAAGCAGCCTTGGCCCGTAACGAAAAAGAGTCGGCCTGGCGGGAGATGGCTAAGCAGGTAGCCCACGAAATCAAGAATCCGCTCACCCCCATGAAGCTCAGTTTGCAATTGCTCAAACGACGGCTGGCCGGAGAGTTCAAACACGGTATGGATTCCGAAGAAGTGCAGAAAATGGACAAACCACTGGATACCTTGCTGCATCAGATCGATACGCTGAGTGACATTGCCAGTTCCTTTTCAAATTTTGCCCAGATGCCTTTGCCTAAGAGCGAACCTTACGAACTGACAGCCGTGGTGCGCCGAACGGTAAGCCTCTACGCCGAAGAAAATATCGCCATTGACCTGGATATTCAGGGAGATGAATTTGTGGTGCTGGGCGATAAGCAATTGATGGGCAGAATTCTTAGTAACCTTATCATTAACGCTAAACAATCTATTCCTAAAGAGCGGGAACCTAACCTACAAGTGAGCCTGCAAAAGTTCAGTACCGACCGGGTAATATTGAAAGTAAGCGATAATGGTACAGGCATAGCCAAAGAAATTCAGAATAAAGTATTTTTACCCAACTTTAGCACCAAATACGCCGGTTCGGGCATAGGACTTGCCATTGCCAAGCGAGGCATCGAGCACGTGGGCGGTCGCATTACTTTCGATACAAAAGAAGGAGTTGGCACCACGTTTCTGATAGAGCTGCCTCTAGTCACCAAGCAACAGTCTGTGGTCGAACTCTAG
- a CDS encoding dodecin family protein → MAVLKVIEILASSPNGWEDATKQGVAEAGKSVKNIKSAYVKEHSVIVDNNQVTQYRVNLKITFAVES, encoded by the coding sequence ATGGCCGTACTAAAAGTTATTGAAATTCTTGCTAGTTCTCCCAACGGTTGGGAAGATGCCACCAAACAAGGCGTGGCCGAAGCCGGTAAATCAGTAAAGAATATTAAATCTGCTTATGTGAAGGAGCATAGTGTAATTGTAGATAATAATCAGGTTACTCAGTACCGAGTGAATCTGAAGATTACCTTTGCAGTGGAATCTTAA
- a CDS encoding S9 family peptidase: MLKTLLTAIITTALLPAGFAQKKPLTHDVYDDWKDVDAQRISNNGQYVVYEVNPAQGDGTLYLHDTNQTTPQTFSRGKQPEFTHDSQFLIFKTVPPYDTVRQMKLAEKKEKELPKDSLIVFNLGDSQPAGEYERVKSYRLPKKAGGWLAFLHESPLDTATEAQEDSTQTDSDHPTIALKEKPDKPEGNELVIVNLETQEEWHYERVDEYFFSEDGSRLAFTQVAGDSTGSAGVSAFDTESQSLLPIDTGKVSYKQLALSRDGNSVAYLASEDSLKADNRYHRLYLWTENSEAALVADTATSALPNNWMVSEHGKLDFSHDGQRLFFATAPRPVEYAYEEDTTLLDEERVKVDVWSWKDPFIQPMQLERKEEEMKRSYSAVYDLSSQKITQLGSKEMPGIRFDRDKRLTYVIGIDDTPYRKQISWDYPFRRDTYLVNVSNGETEKFAESTTGYPQISPSGNYAYWYESRDSSWHAYDIATQKTVNLTENIDANFYDELNDVPALPGSYGSAGWTEGDEHILLYDYYDIWKINPETLEATNLTNGYGRENEIAFRYEELDPEEYFIPRSGEIIISAFDRKTKQSGFYQEHTGNNRPPEKLVLEDYRFYGLQKAQDSDDVIYRKSSFTDFPDVWLSSTDFKKAEELSNANPQQQDYLWGSVELVSWKSADGTPLDGMLYKPENFDLAKKYPMMVYFYERNSDNLHRHWAPSPSRSIINFSFYVSRGYLLFVPDIVYKEGYPGESALNAVVSGTLNIMERGFVDPDRIGMQGHSWGGYQSAYIVTRSNLFRAVESGAPVSNMTSAYGGIRWGSGMSRMFQYERTQSRIGGSLWEYPLRYIENSPLFMADKIETPLLLLHNDEDTAVPWEQGIELFVALRRLNKPAWMLNYNGEPHWVTKYYNQKDFTRRMQQFFDHYLKDEPAPAWMQEGLPATLKGRTLRYEASDK, from the coding sequence ATGCTCAAAACTCTTCTCACTGCTATCATTACCACGGCACTTCTCCCAGCAGGGTTTGCCCAGAAAAAACCGCTTACCCACGACGTTTATGACGATTGGAAAGATGTTGATGCTCAGCGTATATCTAATAACGGTCAATATGTGGTATACGAAGTAAACCCGGCTCAGGGTGACGGCACACTGTATTTGCACGACACTAACCAAACAACACCGCAAACTTTCTCGAGAGGAAAGCAACCAGAATTTACTCATGATAGCCAGTTCTTAATTTTCAAAACCGTTCCACCCTACGATACGGTGCGGCAGATGAAGCTGGCTGAGAAAAAGGAGAAAGAACTACCCAAAGACTCTTTGATCGTCTTCAATTTAGGAGATAGTCAGCCAGCAGGAGAATACGAGCGGGTAAAATCCTATCGTTTACCAAAAAAGGCAGGAGGTTGGCTGGCGTTCCTGCACGAAAGTCCTCTAGATACCGCAACTGAAGCGCAGGAAGATAGCACCCAAACTGACAGTGACCACCCTACCATCGCTTTAAAGGAAAAACCCGATAAACCGGAAGGTAACGAGTTGGTCATCGTGAACCTCGAGACGCAGGAAGAGTGGCATTACGAGCGGGTAGATGAGTATTTTTTCTCAGAAGATGGCAGTCGATTGGCCTTCACCCAAGTAGCTGGCGACTCAACGGGTAGTGCAGGAGTAAGCGCATTTGATACTGAATCCCAAAGCCTACTACCAATTGATACTGGAAAAGTGTCGTATAAGCAGCTCGCCCTAAGTCGCGACGGAAATTCCGTAGCGTATCTGGCGAGTGAAGATAGTCTAAAGGCCGACAATCGCTACCACCGTCTGTATTTATGGACTGAAAATAGCGAAGCTGCTTTAGTTGCCGATACTGCTACCTCTGCCCTGCCTAACAACTGGATGGTAAGCGAACACGGTAAGCTAGATTTCTCTCACGATGGTCAACGACTTTTCTTCGCCACTGCTCCGCGACCCGTAGAGTACGCTTACGAAGAAGATACTACTCTACTGGATGAAGAACGGGTGAAAGTAGACGTTTGGTCGTGGAAAGACCCGTTCATTCAGCCGATGCAACTGGAGCGGAAAGAAGAAGAAATGAAGCGGTCGTATAGCGCAGTTTATGATCTTTCGTCACAGAAAATAACGCAGTTGGGTAGTAAAGAGATGCCCGGTATTCGGTTTGACCGGGATAAACGATTGACTTACGTTATTGGCATTGACGATACTCCTTACCGCAAACAAATATCTTGGGATTATCCCTTCCGCCGCGATACTTATCTGGTAAATGTTAGTAATGGGGAAACCGAGAAGTTTGCCGAAAGCACTACTGGGTACCCTCAGATTTCGCCCAGCGGCAACTACGCTTATTGGTACGAATCGCGGGATAGTAGCTGGCACGCCTATGATATTGCTACTCAAAAAACCGTCAACCTGACGGAAAATATTGACGCTAACTTCTACGATGAACTGAACGATGTTCCGGCCCTACCCGGAAGCTACGGTTCAGCCGGATGGACGGAAGGCGATGAGCATATCTTGCTGTACGACTACTACGACATCTGGAAAATCAACCCGGAGACGTTAGAAGCCACCAATCTGACGAACGGCTACGGACGGGAAAATGAAATAGCATTTCGCTACGAAGAGCTTGATCCCGAAGAGTATTTCATTCCCAGAAGTGGGGAGATTATTATCTCAGCTTTTGACCGAAAAACCAAGCAAAGCGGTTTCTATCAGGAACATACCGGAAATAACCGCCCACCGGAGAAACTAGTTCTGGAAGATTATCGCTTTTACGGATTGCAGAAAGCCCAAGATAGCGATGATGTCATTTACCGTAAATCAAGCTTCACCGATTTTCCTGATGTATGGTTGAGCAGTACTGATTTTAAAAAAGCCGAAGAGCTAAGCAATGCTAACCCTCAACAGCAAGATTACTTGTGGGGAAGCGTTGAATTAGTTTCCTGGAAGTCAGCCGATGGCACTCCATTGGATGGCATGTTGTACAAACCGGAGAACTTTGACCTAGCTAAAAAGTACCCGATGATGGTGTATTTCTACGAGCGTAACTCAGATAACCTCCATCGCCACTGGGCCCCTAGTCCTAGTCGCTCAATCATCAACTTTTCGTTTTATGTGAGCCGAGGCTACCTACTATTTGTACCCGATATTGTGTACAAAGAAGGTTATCCGGGCGAAAGTGCGCTAAATGCGGTGGTATCTGGTACGCTCAACATCATGGAACGAGGCTTCGTTGACCCCGATCGCATCGGGATGCAGGGGCACAGTTGGGGTGGCTATCAGTCGGCATATATTGTTACCCGCTCTAATTTATTCCGAGCGGTTGAGTCAGGTGCCCCTGTTTCAAATATGACTTCAGCTTATGGTGGTATCCGCTGGGGCAGTGGTATGAGCCGAATGTTCCAGTACGAGCGTACTCAGAGCCGAATTGGTGGCTCGCTGTGGGAGTATCCACTACGGTATATTGAAAACTCCCCACTCTTTATGGCGGACAAGATTGAGACTCCGCTACTGCTTTTACATAATGATGAAGATACCGCCGTACCTTGGGAACAGGGTATTGAATTGTTCGTCGCGCTACGTCGCCTCAACAAACCCGCCTGGATGCTCAACTACAACGGTGAACCCCACTGGGTGACCAAGTACTATAATCAGAAAGATTTTACTCGCCGGATGCAACAGTTCTTTGACCATTACCTAAAGGATGAACCCGCTCCAGCTTGGATGCAAGAAGGATTACCCGCCACGCTCAAAGGACGAACTTTGCGTTATGAAGCGAGTGATAAATAA
- a CDS encoding PD-(D/E)XK nuclease family transposase: protein MAKKLVRFDWAIKKLLRHKANFTILEGFLTELLKFEVTIESILEGEGNKEEVNDKYNRVDILVKSVTGELMLVEVQNESQVDYFQRMVYGASKLITEYIKEGEPYGAIKKVYSINIVYFGLGQGKDYIYEYDGKFVGIHYGDILQPTLTQKDTFHVKEIKDIFPKYYVLKVNNFDDVAKNTLDEWVYFLKNSEVKDDFRARGLKEVKEKLKEDTLTEEELIAYKRFQENRRIERSEIETALIEGEEKGMEKGMGIVIKVYQMHKEGGKASEIAEIVSMPVAEVEEIIKNFT, encoded by the coding sequence ATGGCAAAAAAACTGGTACGTTTTGACTGGGCGATTAAGAAACTACTCAGACATAAAGCAAATTTCACTATCCTAGAAGGTTTCTTAACCGAACTGCTGAAGTTTGAGGTGACTATAGAGAGTATTCTTGAAGGAGAGGGTAACAAGGAAGAAGTCAATGACAAATATAACCGCGTAGATATTCTAGTCAAGTCGGTTACCGGGGAATTGATGCTGGTAGAAGTACAGAATGAGTCGCAAGTGGATTACTTTCAGCGGATGGTCTACGGGGCTTCCAAACTGATTACCGAATACATTAAAGAGGGCGAGCCGTATGGTGCCATTAAGAAAGTATACTCTATTAATATTGTTTATTTTGGATTGGGGCAGGGGAAGGACTATATATACGAATACGACGGAAAGTTTGTTGGTATTCATTACGGAGACATATTACAACCAACACTGACTCAGAAAGATACTTTTCACGTCAAGGAGATTAAAGATATATTTCCGAAGTATTACGTTTTGAAGGTTAACAACTTCGACGATGTGGCTAAAAACACACTAGATGAGTGGGTTTACTTCTTGAAAAACAGCGAGGTGAAGGATGACTTCCGGGCACGAGGGCTGAAGGAGGTTAAAGAAAAACTGAAGGAAGATACACTTACTGAAGAAGAACTAATCGCCTATAAACGGTTTCAGGAGAACCGCCGGATAGAGCGCAGTGAGATCGAGACCGCCCTGATTGAGGGCGAGGAAAAAGGAATGGAAAAAGGAATGGGGATAGTGATAAAAGTGTATCAAATGCATAAAGAGGGAGGAAAAGCAAGCGAAATTGCCGAGATAGTATCCATGCCCGTAGCGGAAGTTGAAGAGATTATAAAAAACTTTACCTAA
- a CDS encoding DUF3291 domain-containing protein, which translates to MPHLAQLNVGTLRYPIDHPNIQEFVENLDRINQLAERSLGFVWRLQDEAGSATSFQVFPDPMTIVNMSVWENANVLKQYVYLSDHAQIMRKRQQWFEKHDGAFMVLWWVPEGHRPTLAEAKQRLELLKKNGETAEAFTFRKIFAAPILT; encoded by the coding sequence ATGCCCCACCTAGCCCAATTAAACGTTGGTACGCTTCGTTACCCAATTGACCATCCCAACATCCAGGAGTTCGTAGAAAATCTGGATCGTATTAATCAACTGGCGGAAAGAAGTCTAGGATTTGTCTGGCGGTTACAAGATGAGGCGGGAAGTGCTACCAGTTTTCAGGTTTTTCCCGATCCGATGACGATCGTAAATATGTCGGTATGGGAAAATGCGAATGTCCTGAAGCAGTACGTGTACCTATCCGATCACGCTCAAATTATGCGGAAACGCCAGCAGTGGTTTGAGAAACACGATGGAGCGTTTATGGTACTGTGGTGGGTTCCCGAAGGTCATCGGCCAACCTTAGCTGAAGCTAAACAGCGATTAGAGCTTCTTAAAAAAAATGGCGAAACGGCTGAAGCATTTACCTTTCGGAAAATATTTGCTGCGCCAATATTAACCTGA